In the genome of Osmerus mordax isolate fOsmMor3 chromosome 10, fOsmMor3.pri, whole genome shotgun sequence, the window CTTAATGTTAGTTTTGGCTGTAAAAACATCTCTGTGCCTAGATtttgaaaatataaaaaaagGGCTTACACTACTGTACATTTATTAGAAACCACACTGGGAAAATATCGTTCTTGTCATCAAAAAAACTCAAGTACGTCCTAGAACTCTTATTTACCATAGACAACCTACACAAAGCAAACAAAAAAGAGCTACAGCATAATCTTTGACATTTTCCATTAATCTAAATCAAAAAACAAATTATCCCTGAGCAAGGAACATCTAAAAAGGTATTCATTAATAAGATCCATCTGAATAATTCAGGTTGACATGAGTTGTAGGATCTACAGTTGCTAACTAAACTCGTCTTAGTTCTGTTCCAGTATGCTAATATCTCCGATCTGCCCAAACCATGGGCTGTGAACTCTGATTTGAACATGTACAGACCAAACAAGCTTCTGATCATTTCAATTGGAGTGCATACTTAATTACGAACTGATTCATATCTCATGGATATGAATGTGTATCTCTAATGTTGGTTAAAGTTCAATAGGCCCCACATTTTAGTAAATGAGGTGTGCCTTCACAAACAGTTATCTTAAATCGCTGCATGTGCATTACACATTAGTCTAACCAGCAAAGTAACCGAACAGTGACGTATACGAGGCTGAGCAGCCCCGTTGTTAACACAGACTCAGGCTGGATGGTAAGCTGTTGCTGTGGCAACACATCTGCAGTAGTTTGCAGTTGTGAAGGTGCGTTCTATTCCCAGATTCCCTCtgcagtgtgtctgtacatCTACCACTGTGATCACTCGTAGGTTTGCTACACTCGAATGCACATTTCATCGAAATAGGAAattgttttgtattattttgtattcAGATTAacgtgtgtaactgtgtggttgtgtgtgttgttgtgtgtggggCCTTACAGCTCTCCAGCTGCAGGGTGCATGTCTGCTTATCCATGGGTATTTGGTCAGGTCCATACTGCAAGCCAATGAAGCCAAAGCCAAGCCAAAAGAATCCGATGTAACAGCTGCCAAGTTGGTATCAGCTTATCCTGAAACCCTTGACCCGAGGCAAATCCTGCCTAGATGCACAGACCGTCTGCACATAATTTCAGCTGTCGGCCCTCACTTAAACTCTGCATATTCCTCTTCTCATTATTACCCTGCCTCTCTTACCCCAACCCTCCTACCCTTCTTACACTAACATATTCTAACATATTCTACAATTCAATTTGATTCTTTGAACGTTATACCTCAATGCATAAAGGTTCCATTTGGAAATATGCTAATTAGTCTGTTCTCCACAGTGATGTCGTGGAGGAACGACTTCTTGGAATCAACAATGAAGGTGTCAGGAACCCACAGCAGCTCCGCCCATCTCAGACTTTTGTTTCCATCAAAGCAAAGCCGCTCATCAGTCCAGCGCTGATGCAGGAATATGGTTGCCGTGTAGTCCTACCATCTTATTTATATTTATCTATTTACTGATTATGAAACTGCACTGAATCTGACAAGACAGCATCAACCATAGTGTTGCCAAGGACACATCATCATTGATGAGCCAGTCATGCCTGAAGATGTGGTACTATTACAGGCTATGGGCTGCAGGTATGATCCTATATcctgatgttagcttcctccaggaacacaatgactcttactgagggacttgttgctcttgttggttagttgtaactgatttaacttctgtactcgctgtgaattatattatattattgttgcttgctttttctacaggtacacttttgaggttcatgttgtttaatttgtaacttgtttaactacatgctcttatggttctccccattggcacttatttgcttttcacaatgtatgcttcatgtttggctgctcgcaatgttttggggctatcttgttatgatcagtgacctatgctcttttgtaagctctctcttggaagtcgctttggataaaagtgtctgctaaatgaataaatgtaatgtaatgtaaatgtataagagGCTATGGGCTGCAGGTATGATCCTATTAGAGGCTATGGGTTGCAGGTATGATCCTATTAGAGGCTATGGGCTGCAGCAGGTATGATCCTATGAGGCTATGGGCTGCAGCAGGTATGATCCTATTAGAGGCTATGGGCTGCAGCAGGTATGATCCTATTAGAGGCTATAGGCTGCAGGTATGATGGGGTTAGTGCTGTATACGCACAGGTGATAGGGCCTTTGCAGTTGCTGGTCCTCAGCTGTGGAATCAGCTTCCCCTTTCTATCAGGCAGGCGCCTTCATTGTCTGTTTTTAAATCCAAACTTAAAATGCACTTATATGCACTAGCGTGTCCCACTAACTCTTGAGTTGTGATGTTACTTATTTTactgtttgtattttgtttttactaTGTATTTTATGGTGTCATTTTTGTGCTTTTGTTCGGCACCTCGGTCAGCCTTGCTGTGTTAGAGTGCTTTATAATTAAAATGTACTTACTATACCTACTGAGCTTTACCAATCCCCTGATTTTATACCAAGGAAAATAAATCAAAGGGTTGGTGTTGGAATGCATTGACTTTATTCTGATGTCTGTTCTCTATGAGACAGTTTACATCACTGTTCCCACTAAAGGATCAAAGTTTGACTTCTGAGAGAGCAAGTTCCCAACCTGCTGGCTGTTTGGAAAATAACACAATCCCCCAAAAATTGAAATGAGACATTTTACAGCAGGTAGAATCAATGTCATATCAGTAGCAATTAAACAAATACCATACAATTAATCTAAGTTAAAATGGGAATATAATTCCCGAATGATGAATTTTCTATAAGGAACACATTAGTTATCGTAAAATAACCGGTTTGAATGAGACTTTCTTCCAACAAAAACTGACAGTAATTTAGATTGTGCTCATATATAGACATTTCGGCATgtaaaaataaagaaagaaatgttCCGTTTTCTCTCTTATGATATTTACTACCTCATCATCTCTGAAGATGCGCTGGATCCACACATCGTCCTCAGCAAACACCACAAAGTCGCACCACTGCAGCCCAGTGAGCAGCAGCTGGGCCTGCAGCTGCCAGAAGTAGGAGTGGTTCTGCTTCAGCTGCAGTGCTCCACCTCGTACGCTGAGGAAGGGGCAGCTGACGTAGCTCCTGGTCTTGGGAAAGATGATCTCCAGCAGGCCGAAGGGCGGGCTCTCCGTGGGATCGAAGCTGAGTCCGTACGGAGAGCACCCCAGCCAGGGGGCGTCTGGGTGGGTGATGAACCCACACGGTGAGTAGTTGACGTTAATAGCCCGACAGTACTCCCACACGGCTGCAGATTCCACCCCCCGAACCCTTTTCACCGAGCGAGGGGTGCCCTTCCGTACTCTCTCTGCAAGATGCTCTGCTTTGCTCTGCTCTCTGATATGACAAATTTCCCAGAAGTGGGAGGTGAGCCGGGGCCgtctcagctggtctctctctatcGAGACACTCTTGTCTCTGGTCGCCTTCTCAATTCTGTGAGCCATATCCCACGAGGTTTCTATTGACTTCAGATACTGCAGTTCCTGTTCACTGAACACAAACATGCAGCTTGATGGCTCTAGTCTGTAGTCCCCCAGAGGCAAGGGAGGCCGGGGAGGTGTGTCAGTGTGGGGGCTGGTGTGGCTGCTGTTTGGCAAAGGCATCTGGTATGACAGGGGGCTTCCTACAGGGACTTTACCAAAAGCAGTGTCCACCAATGGGATCTCGCAGCTGATGTCCATTGATGGAACCAATGGCGCCAGGCCTTTGGCAAACTCCTTGTAGACTGTTGAGTTCAGCGATTCTGGCGGATCGTCTTGGGGTCCTCTGTAGAGCATATTCCTATGTACATAGTGGATATAATCTGTAGAGCATAGTCCTATGTACACAGTGGATATCATCTGTAGAGCATAGTCCCATGTACTTAGTGGATATCATCTGTAGAGCATAGTCCTATGTACATAGTGGATACCATCTGTAGAGCATATTCCTATGTACATAGTGGATATCATCACTGCCATTAATGCGGTTGTAAATACCATATCATAAAAGCTATTTGATTACTGATATTGTATATCCAGTTACTATGATTTGACAGGCAAACTGAGCACTCAATCATGAGGCCTATATTTTTTGGCATACTTCCTTTAGGCAATTTATGCGATTAGAGctatattgtccttacttgacaAAGTCAGCCATGGTTCTCTGTTTAGGTTTCTCCATCTGTTCCACAGGGTCTGGTTCCACATCCTCCATCTGTTCCACAGGGTCTGGTTCCACATCCTCAATCTGTCCTACAGGGTCTGGTTCCACATCCTCCATCTGTTCCACAGGGTCTGGCTCCACATCCTATAACAATAACACAAAAGCAATAGGGGTGTGGTGTGACAATGCACAATACTGGGTCCACGAGAACTAGACAACATTTTACAGTACGACTAAATAATATATGACTGGAAAAATTGCCTTATATTTGACAGGTTTCTTTTCATTTATTTTGAACTGACAGAGTACACATTACAGTTGGTTAGGGTTCTAGGTTCTACCTAGTGGCATTTAGTCCCCCTGAGGTAGTTGGTACAGTACACCCTCCCCATTAAGCACTAAGCAATAAACATAATACACTCTTGCATAGGTGATGTTTTTTTGTATATTATTCAATAGTGTAGTACTCGCAGTGCAGTGGAGCAGGCCTTTAACAGTGTTGAAACACATCTTACACTGAATGATTCCTCTAGAGTTGCTGCAATAGAATGCCCAAGGTCAGGTGTTAGTTCTGATGCTCTACTGGTTTCTGCTTCAGGTTCGGTTTTAATATCGTCTCGTGTGGTCCATATTTCCTCCTGCTCTACTTTCACCTCGATGATCTGTGACAGCTCTTGGTGCCGACTGGGGTCGTCATCACAGGCAGCAGACATCAGGCACGGGAGACGGTCTAGTCAAGGGACAAGAAGTGGAACCAGTTACTGATTGGTAACCTTACTTATACCTTAGAAGTTATTAACTGCAACTAAAGTGGTAACACTAGCTTGGGGTGAGTCAAACCTATGGAGTCAGTTTTCCATCAGAATTTAATAAACGCCTTTCAATTAGTGTTCTTACCTACCGAAAAAAACGTTGCCGAAAACGAAATTCCGTACTTCAAAACATCAACCATACAAGCGATGGATAACTCAGTTCGAATTCGCCAGTTCGAAAGCCAAGCTTTGGATACCGCTACTTGTGAACATCGTAAATTATCTGAAATGTTATTCGTCTTTGTTAAATGATGATATACGAAAGACAGTACTGTAGTGTAGTATCGAAGTGCACGCTTGATTAGCTTGAACACAACGTCAACCTACAAATAGTTAGGCTAGCAAGCTATTTGAGCCATCCCTTCGTAAATCCAAGCAAACCAAGCGTGTCCTTCGATATCTAGCTACGAACACAAATTGAGAGCTGTGTGTTTCGTTTATTTTGATTATGAATCTACCTTTACACAAACCTGCTCTGTGTAACTTAATCTCTGGGTTGAAAACCAAGTCCAACAGCCTCTGTAGACGTGCGTTATCCTCCTTAGTTCGGTCCATCTCTTCCTGGTATTCAGTTATTGTGTTCTCCACTGCTCCCAATATTTCAATAGCTGCAACAGTTAATCGGTCGGTGAGAAAAGCTTGAAACAACTGTAGTTTGGACATTTTGCTGAACATGGATGCGATCCTTCGGTGACAAACTTTTCAACGCTTCACGCAGCAGCAGAATGTTGCCGGGGTCTTCTTCTGGTTGGCGGATCGCATACAGCTGTAAGGTGCATACACCGCCACCTACTGTGCTGGAGTGTCAGGCCAGTCACAGCGTTGGACATAATTGTTTAAagtttttattgtcaggtgcacagagcaacacaaggtcagactagGCATTGACATtctttggacaagacaacgcaagcaacctggcataacatataagtactaagaacatagaTTAAATCTATGATAAACTAAAAtagaatataaataaaataataataaacctcctaaatatacaaaatagtatgcaatatacaagacctctaatacacataataacctataccaaGCCTGCTAACTTTAGTCTGTGAGTGAGATAGGACATTTTCACAActgaaatgaataaaaaattaaCTCAAGACAATTGTGGGTCAGAAGACTCAAACAAATGTTTAATTCAACAATTTATTCCCATCAGATGTGCAATCATGTTCAATTACTGGAATGCTAaatttaaaatacatttatcTTTTGTATTGCATGTATCCTTAAATGGCATCATTTGCTACTGATCTATGATAGTATCATCAGTAACATCACTGTAGCTAGGAATCCCAATGGAAGCATGTGGTAAAAGCATGCTATCAAATCATTCTCTCTAAATTCTTTTTGCAGGACATCAATGTTGTCAGTGCCTTTTAAATGAACAGTTTACCAGTATAATATATAAACTGTACATTCAGTTAACTCTCCTATTAACACCTATTATCTTTGGGTCACAATAACATTGGGTCCAATTTCTCATTACTCAACTACACCTGACAATAGAAGGGTTTTAAGGGAAGatgaataataacaataatttcCATCACAATTACTTCAGTATCCTCTACCTTAGTGCATGCTATcacatttctgtcagacatcatTACTCTAATTTGGCGTTTTTCTGTAGAGCAGTGATTCTGTTTCTCACATAATTCTTGACAATCACCCATGTCCTGTTCTGAAGAACATCTGGCTCTTCTTTAATGCACTGGAGACAGTCTTTCTTACCAGGCAGTTTGTGTCTGGTGATGAACCTCATCATGTGTCTCTCGATGGCTGTTACCTCATTCACCTCCCATTTTTTCTTGAACCGTCTGGGTGAACCTATGAGATACATGAGATGATGACTGGAATGGATGTAAAATAGCACTATGAAGCTTCCAGGTGATGTGAAAATGTAATAACCACGTACAGTGTTGTACTTTTACATAACAATTTTAAAGTTGAGTATATAATGGATAACAAGGTACCTTTATCCTCTTTTGTGGATGCAGTCAAGCATGCAGTGATAGATGGTCCAGCAGCTTCACTGATCTCTGACACGTTTGGTCTAGCAGCAGCCTGAGATTGTTTTCtacctttttttcttccattgcAGGATTTTTTGGGTTGACAGTTTGCATCATCATTGTCTTTGAGTTGGCAGTGCCTCACATGTTTCCACAAGAACTTCTTGGAATAAAGGCCTCTGCAATAAACACAGTGAATGAAATCTTTGGCTTCCATGCTCCGCCTTGGTCGTTGACAGACTATCATTTGTCCAGACCCTTTTCTGCAAACATCTGTATTATGGGCAAAGTTGCCTCGTTTTCTGAGATAGTTCAAATGGAGTCTTCTTTCCTTGGAATTCTTTGGAAATTGAATTGCCTTTGCCACCTCTGACTCGTTACAATGCACATGTTCAAGGTGTCTAGATATTTTAGAATATGGCCTACAGCAGTACAGGCAGTACTGTTTTTTACTGTATATTGGGCCGCCTCTTCCCTGTGACATCGGCAGAACATGGATGGAGGTCTTCTTGTCCACTGCAGTGAGTGACCCATGTGTTTTCCTAGATTGTAGGGCACTGGGGTATGAAGGCTCAATTGTGTTAGATTGGTCCACATCACTGCATTCTAAATGGCTGGAGACATCCTCAGATGCCTTTCTTGAATACTGAATgtgaagaaaaataaaataaaaaattagaGGTAGATATAGATTTGTGCCTACACACCCTACACTGAACATGACATAAATAATACATGTCATAAAACTACTTTGACTTTTTACTTGGGTGCAGATATTTAGGGCTAAAGTTACGGTACGAAGGCAAATCAAAATCACACTGTAACAAAAAAACTAATTGCTTACTGCAGAGGGGAACAGTAACTGACTGCTTGGATCTGGTATTCTGTCATCTTCCTCTGGTTCATGTGGTATCTGCCCCATAGCCTGACTGAAGGGAGAGGCCCAGAAAGTCGCCTCCTGTTCAATTGTCTGCGTTTGGTATTGTGTAAGTTGAGGTTCATCTTCAAAATTGAACATTTCTGGATTGCTATGAACCAGTAAGAGTTCAGTTTCTTCAGACTTGAATTGCTGTAGCAGCTGCTCCTGGCTGCACTTCTGCTCCTGTTTAACGTGCATGTGATCAGCCTGCTCCTTATTCATGCTGCACTCCTCGTCATCAGGCTCGTCACAGTCCTCCTCACCAGCACCAGGCTGGTCACCAGCAGAACCCCACCCTGCAGAAACCCCAGGACACTGCTGAGCGTCTGAAAACACAACACTGCGTGTTTAGTTGGTTTTATTTTCGTATAAACACAGACACGTTTATTAACACAGCAAAACACTTATTAAAATATTAACTCTGAGGCTTCCAACCTGAGACCTTCGAGATTCTAGCTACTACCCCAACGCTCTATGCTAGCCAAATGTATCACTAAATTCAAGCAGCGTTCAGTACATGCATCGCTTAACAACAAACGTGTCAGTGATAACGAGCTAGTGGGTCACAATTAAACATCAGTTTAATTATTGTGtgcaaaatgacaaaaaaaactggGCGCTGAGAAAAGTACCTGTTCTCTGTAATTTAATCTCAGGTTTCAACACCGCGTCCAACAGTCTCTGGAGACGCGCGTTGTCCTCCTTTGTACGTTCCACCTCCTCTTGGAATTCAGTTATCGTTTTTTCCACTGCCTCATATATTTCCAAAACTGCGATCGCTAATCGTTCGTTAACCAAGGCTTTAAGTAACTGTGTTTTTGACATTTTGAATCGCACTCCAACACTATTACTAGTGTCACTATAAATTCACAAATAACAAGCCTTTTCAACAAGACAGGAAAGTAGGCTACTTCCGGGGAACGgtttttcaaaataaaggtgGCAATGTACCATGACAATGGTGTACAACGCTATTGATCATCTTTGGTTGTGTATATAATATTTGTTCTCCACTCCAGGGTATTTTAAATGACCCACTTCCAAAATAGTGGCACAGTAAAAAGTGACCAAACAGTTATTGAAGTAGAACATTTGAGAAAAGAACGCACTTTAATGAGTGCGTTCGGGATATTTGAAATAATAATTGAATGAAAAATATTGttatttcaatcaataattgttTGATTTAACAATGTCAAGAAATTAAATAAACAATACATATTTAAAAGGCaaaggcttatatttcgaaatCCCGTGTGTCTAAAAATTCTAGTGTTTCTCTCTGGACGTTGTGTGTTATTGTaatggccggatgatgtgtgttTAAAACCATTAAGAATGCTTTAAAGCTGTTCATATCTCCCTCCCAGATACCAAAGATGTCGTCAAGGTACCTAAAATACAGCGACGGCAGATGGCGTcaggtagggagtcaggtggctgagtggtgagggaattgggctagtaatccgaaggttgccagttcgattcccggtcatgcaaactgacgttgtgtccttgggcaaggcacttcaccctgcttgcctcgggggaatgtccctgtacttgctgtaagtcgctctggataagagcgtctgctaaatgactaaatgtaaatgtaatgattatGTGAGCCAGCACATTCCAAGATCTCCTAGTGCAGAGGAGACTAAAATATTACCAATAGTGGCTCATCAGAGGAGGCAAGGGAGGGTGAGCCTCCTTAAAAACTACTCAGAAATGAACGAAAAGATAAAGCAATTAAATTGACTTTTTCCACCCACAAGCATTTTCTAATCATGTCCCTGCCTAAGCTAAAAAGGTGATGGGTAGCTCTAATGAGGGGCATATCAGAACCAGAATCAGAATACAGTTTAATAGCCAAGTAGTTTACACAACAAGGAATTTAATTTGGTGGCtcggtgcatacagtaaacatataggaactctaaaagtgtgtgcagtgcaaaatgaaaagaaagtaagatatttacaacaaaatacaaaaaaaaaaaactgtacagTATGCAATAAAATATAATACAAAGTAACAAGAGTGCAGTAGGCTGTGAGTCAGAGTAGCGTTAATGCAATGCTCAGTGTTTATGCAACACTCAGTGTTTATAAGTGAGTTAGTGTCAGTTGGGGGTCCTGGGCCTTGTTGATGAGGCCAGCTGCAgacggaaagaaactgttcttgtggcttGTGAGGtcttggtcctgatggaccgcagcctcttGCCAAAGGGGAGTGGCTGGAACCAGTAGAGCTGTATGTCCAGCAACTCCCCTGTGCCCCACTGTAtgcagttatgggccggacaaaaagggaagacaaataaggtctttttttttttttttttttcaaaacacgcccgtagaggggactctgatgagcagaccagaccaagtttggggcatgtagggcctttctaggcagagttatgggccggacaaaaagggaagtgaaatatggtcaataaaaaaaaaaatacaatccgaaacacgcccgtagaggggactctgatgagcagaccagaccaagtttggggcatgtaaggcctttctagcctgtttaggctactgtttcgcccgcgttacaaaaatgctgccccccccttcctcagttacgacgcactaaattctaacaaatatattttttagacgctacacatgttatacatcattggaaagctaccattcttgtgcttccattgaaataaaccaattcaagatcaagtcgcaatagcaagcaaagtcaacgtctttttccggtgaacattccttcaacaatgccaaagaaaaaagttttactcaccctaagtggttcaaataggtccaggtgtgcaaatcatgccatcaaaacttgatctgcttacagtcccaagggttcaaagtatctaaccatgtaaagtaattcgtccaaatacaatgttttacttcatgaatatccattatcctttgtttcattatgcaagttagccgacagaagaaacaacttgttcacataaaagtgttattttctccggttagcaatatgaaggcatcaaaatgtccgttgaaccctccccttttgattgacaccttgtttgacccaataggagcttccatgccccgttgacagccctctaaagccaactaggtctgtgcgtcctgcccccgccccccccccccccacacacactcgttctaaacaaatttctcgaactggcttagactggctctgaaatgagctcgttagccttgtagctgacagctagctgaaaatgccaatacctcatttgtatgtctctgtggagccttcaaaataaaagtcgattgcgcaatatggttgacagaatcagtgttcttcgtgcgccaatccttggaatcagataaagcactccaatgtgttcatgcttcagtttttgtgtttcagtaatactaattagggatttagctattatatatgatagttctaagtaccacctttcattagagataacaattatgaaaaataatacctttttatcatgagtatttgaccttggttacaaagggtcattttggagtctccaaaaggcccttttagaaaatgcctggatgtactcttataaaaacatgtgtcaaatatgaatatattgtggtattatgtttgacttttgatttgaattgggtaaggcttcaacctgtggtccaatttagtcttccagctaatacctaccacctct includes:
- the LOC136950800 gene encoding uncharacterized protein isoform X3; protein product: MFSKMSKLQLFQAFLTDRLTVAAIEILGAVENTITEYQEEMDRTKEDNARLQRLLDLVFNPEIKLHRADRLPCLMSAACDDDPSRHQELSQIIEVKVEQEEIWTTRDDIKTEPEAETSRASELTPDLGHSIAATLEESFSDVEPDPVEQMEDVEPDPVGQIEDVEPDPVEQMEDVEPDPVEQMEKPKQRTMADFVKNMLYRGPQDDPPESLNSTVYKEFAKGLAPLVPSMDISCEIPLVDTAFGKVPVGSPLSYQMPLPNSSHTSPHTDTPPRPPLPLGDYRLEPSSCMFVFSEQELQYLKSIETSWDMAHRIEKATRDKSVSIERDQLRRPRLTSHFWEICHIREQSKAEHLAERVRKGTPRSVKRVRGVESAAVWEYCRAINVNYSPCGFITHPDAPWLGCSPYGLSFDPTESPPFGLLEIIFPKTRSYVSCPFLSVRGGALQLKQNHSYFWQLQAQLLLTGLQWCDFVVFAEDDVWIQRIFRDDEPAGWELALSEVKL
- the LOC136950800 gene encoding uncharacterized protein isoform X2; amino-acid sequence: MFSKMSKLQLFQAFLTDRLTVAAIEILGAVENTITEYQEEMDRTKEDNARLQRLLDLVFNPEIKLHRADRLPCLMSAACDDDPSRHQELSQIIEVKVEQEEIWTTRDDIKTEPEAETSRASELTPDLGHSIAATLEESFSDVEPDPVGQIEDVEPDPVEQMEDVEPDPVEQMEKPKQRTMADFVKNMLYRGPQDDPPESLNSTVYKEFAKGLAPLVPSMDISCEIPLVDTAFGKVPVGSPLSYQMPLPNSSHTSPHTDTPPRPPLPLGDYRLEPSSCMFVFSEQELQYLKSIETSWDMAHRIEKATRDKSVSIERDQLRRPRLTSHFWEICHIREQSKAEHLAERVRKGTPRSVKRVRGVESAAVWEYCRAINVNYSPCGFITHPDAPWLGCSPYGLSFDPTESPPFGLLEIIFPKTRSYVSCPFLSVRGGALQLKQNHSYFWQLQAQLLLTGLQWCDFVVFAEDDVWIQRIFRDDEVVNIIREKTEHFFLYFYMPKCLYMSTI
- the LOC136950800 gene encoding uncharacterized protein isoform X1, with protein sequence MFSKMSKLQLFQAFLTDRLTVAAIEILGAVENTITEYQEEMDRTKEDNARLQRLLDLVFNPEIKLHRADRLPCLMSAACDDDPSRHQELSQIIEVKVEQEEIWTTRDDIKTEPEAETSRASELTPDLGHSIAATLEESFSDVEPDPVEQMEDVEPDPVGQIEDVEPDPVEQMEDVEPDPVEQMEKPKQRTMADFVKNMLYRGPQDDPPESLNSTVYKEFAKGLAPLVPSMDISCEIPLVDTAFGKVPVGSPLSYQMPLPNSSHTSPHTDTPPRPPLPLGDYRLEPSSCMFVFSEQELQYLKSIETSWDMAHRIEKATRDKSVSIERDQLRRPRLTSHFWEICHIREQSKAEHLAERVRKGTPRSVKRVRGVESAAVWEYCRAINVNYSPCGFITHPDAPWLGCSPYGLSFDPTESPPFGLLEIIFPKTRSYVSCPFLSVRGGALQLKQNHSYFWQLQAQLLLTGLQWCDFVVFAEDDVWIQRIFRDDEVVNIIREKTEHFFLYFYMPKCLYMSTI